A region from the Ciconia boyciana chromosome 1, ASM3463844v1, whole genome shotgun sequence genome encodes:
- the LOC140648854 gene encoding mid1-interacting protein 1-B-like produces MEQYFSATQKMEQEVMFPSLLRGVFPQQEGTAPAAGGHVDLYERYQLLKAIKPVVEKGLASVTDQSRSGAEADSSSDANDTMDAQLEERLSHHLAGLQQVLTHLTRDTNALTRRYSQILEQISPSEGQPSW; encoded by the coding sequence ATGGAGCAGTACTTCTCGGCCACCCAGAAGATGGAGCAGGAGGTGATGTTCCCCAGCCTGCTCCGAGGGGTCTTCCCGCAGCAGGAGGGGacggccccggccgcgggcgGCCACGTGGACCTCTACGAGCGCTACCAGCTCCTCAAGGCCATCAAGCCCGTGGTGGAGAAAGGCCTGGCCTCTGTCACCGACCAGAGTCGGAGCGGCGCCGAAGCCGACTCGTCCTCGGATGCCAATGACACCATGGACGCCCAGCTGGAGGAGCGGCTGTCCCACCACCTGGCCGGCTTGCAGCAGGTCCTCACCCACCTCACCAGGGACACCAACGCCCTCACCCGGAGGTACAGCCAGATCCTGGAGCAGATCAGCCCCAGCGAGGGGCAGCCCAGCTGGTGA
- the NDUFC2 gene encoding NADH dehydrogenase [ubiquinone] 1 subunit C2 — protein sequence MVFLPDESRSLPPPPLLNKGSAWLGLTGWVAALLDNGFNQRPVIRAGVHRQILFTTVGWFVGYYLTKRTEYIHAKLDRELFEYVRQHPEDFKAAEKRRIGELLEDFHPVR from the exons aTGGTGTTCCTCCCGGACGAGTCGCGGTcgctgccgccgccccctcTCCTCAACAAGGGCTCGGCCTGGCTGGGTCTGACCGGCTGGGTGGCGGCTCTGCTGGACAACGGCTTCAACCAGCGCCCCGTCATCCGAGCCG gTGTTCACCGCCAGATCCTCTTCACTACCGTGGGGTGGTTTGTTGGCTATTACCTTACTAAACGTACAGAGTACATACACGCCAAACTGGACAGAGAGTTGTTTGAGTACGTCAGGCAGCACCCGGAAGACTTTAAGGCAGCAG AGAAGAGAAGAATAGGAGAGCTTTTGGAGGATTTCCACCCAGTTCGCTGA